The proteins below are encoded in one region of Corythoichthys intestinalis isolate RoL2023-P3 unplaced genomic scaffold, ASM3026506v1 HiC_scaffold_63, whole genome shotgun sequence:
- the LOC130911590 gene encoding breakpoint cluster region protein-like, which yields MVEPVGFIEAWKAQFPDSEPPKMELRSIGGIEQELEKCKASIRRLEQEVNKERFRMIYLQTLLAKERKSYDKQRWGFRKTPLNEGVDPAATQGAESPSQQPHMQETGGVGGAGGYAVVDRSHFQPLGDGTGRSKPRPPPARKSASHGDGLESAFDSPQQAESTSCDNLDGLSPSKQRGGITLSPRRPTLPPPDKDLPSDPKDKLGMGLGVAALRSNFERIKRANSHSAGDVGKGQEKQLPPPPFYTNMEFHHERGLVRVNDRDVSDKISSLGTQAMQMERKRSLHSLPGNLATVAGELRARPVYRGRSTESTCGYDAEYEDGEPNQRHSGRANGGKPPPPPWQPSEFQAYSSVYVGGVMMGEGGSGDGRGGGSGIAMRDHSGGDDHLLTWPRRSYSPGSFEDAGGGGGYTPDCSSNENLTSSEEDFSSGQSSHVSPSPTTAFRRPFREKSRSPSQNSQNSQHSYDSSSPPTPQSQKRHHRQQGGHVVMSEATIVSVRKTGQIWPPPVHHDLLPHGRTSHDNSFHGDHLAHPLTISNLCYAEVRLVEAMRILESWTGALFDQTGITCLQPGEAQKKESIENNVDTTERRVKRVYVLYGVDDANKEWDSAVRKTEGGRVRSKAVVSRFSGPGCGVLQRGADGKNPPVVGWRTQSIRSLFDCPSSDHPSNECFMLEHREEAEEGKESFTVSLVWHNDRFSHGLGVTTPLKKTRSVFAVE from the exons ATGGTGGAGCCCGTTGGATTCATAGAGGCTTGGAAGGCACAATTCCCTGATTCGGAGCCCCCCAAGATGGAGCTGCGGTCCATTGGAGGTATTGAGCAGGAGCTGGAGAAGTGCAAAGCGTCCATCAGACGCCTGGAACAGGAGGTGAACAAGGAGCGCTTCCGCATGATCTACCTGCAAACCCTCCTGGCAAAAGAGAGGAAGAGCTATGACAAACAGCGGTGGGGTTTCAGGAAGACACCATTGAATGAGGGGGTAGACCCTGCAGCCACCCAGGGTGCAGAGTCACCATCTCAGCAGCCCCACATGCAGGAGACTGGTGGAGTTGGAGGTGCTGGAGGATACGCTGTGGTGGATAGGAGTCATTTTCAGCCACTTGGGGATGGTACTGGCAGGTCCAAACCTAGGCCCCCACCAGCCAGGAAGTCAGCTTCCCATGGAGACGGCTTGGAGTCAGCGTTTGACTCACCCCAACAAGCAGAGTCTACATCCTGTGACAACCTCGATGGCCTCTCGCCATCTAAGCAGAGGGGTGGCATCACCCTGTCCCCCCGCAGGCCCACACTTCCGCCCCCAGACAAGGATCTGCCTTCTGACCCCAAAGATAAGCTCGGGATGGGACTTGGTGTAGCAGCTCTCAGGTCCAACTTTGAGAGGATCAAACGGGCCAACTCTCACTCTGCTGGAGATGTAGGTAAGGGTCAGGAAAAGCAGCTACCACCACCACCATTCTACACTAACATGGAATTCCATCATGAGAGGGGTTTGGTCAGGGTCAACGATCGGGATGTGTCGGATAAAATCAGCTCCCTGGGTACTCAGGCCATGCAGATGGAGCGAAAGAGGTCTCTTCATTCCCTCCCAGGCAACCTGGCAACAGTGGCAGGTGAACTTCGTGCCAGGCCGGTGTATAGAGGACGGTCTACTGAGAGCACCTGTGGCTATGACGCAGAATATGAAGACGGGGAACCCAACCAGCGACATTCAGGGAGGGCCAATGGGGGTAAACCTCCACCTCCTCCTTGGCAACCATCTGAGTTCCAAGCCTACTCCAGCGTCTATGTTGGTGGAGTAATGATGGGTGAAGGTGGCAGTGGAGATGGACGTGGAGGTGGCAGTGGAATCGCAATGAGAGACCACAGTGGAGGTGATGATCACCTCCTGACCTGGCCACGCCGCTCCTACTCCCCAGGTAGCTTTGAGGATGCTGGAGGGGGTGGTGGCTACACACCAGACTGTAGCTCCAACGAGAACCTGACATCCAGTGAGGAGGACTTCTCCTCTGGCCAGTCCAGTCACGTCTCTCCGAGTCCCACCACGGCCTTCCGTCGTCCCTTCAGAGAGAAGAGCAGGTCACCTTCCCAAAACTCCCAGAACTCCCAACACTCCTATGACAGCAGCAGCCCTCCTACGCCGCAGTCTCAGAAGCGTCACCACAGGCAGCAGGGAGGCCATGTGGTCATGTCTGAGGCCACTATTGTGAGTGTTCGCAAGACAGGTCAAATCTGGCCTCCTCCTGTCCACCATGACCTCCTGCCCCATGGTAGAACATCCCATGACAACAGTTTTCACGGAGACCACTTAG CACATCCCCTTACTATCTCTAATCTTTGTTATGCTGAG GTGCGGTTAGTAGAAGCCATGCGCATTTTG GAGTCTTGGACTGGCGCCCTGTTTGACCAGACAGGCATCACATGCCTGCAACCGGGGGAGGCGCAAAAGAAGGAAAGCATTGAAA aTAATGTTGATACTACAGAAAGAAGGGTGAAGAGAGTGTATGTTTTGTATGGAGTGGATGATGCTAATAAAGAGTGGGACAGTGCTGTGAGGAAGACTGAGGGAGGCAGAGTGCGAAGCAAAGCTGTCGTTTCTCGCTTCAGCGGTCCGGGATGTGGGGTGCTGCAGAGAGGCGCAGATGGGAAGAACCCTCCCGTTGT AGGATGGCGTACACAGAGCATAAGATCACTTTTTGACTGTCCATCCTCTGATCATCCCAGCAATGAGTGCTTTATGCTGG AGCACAGGGAGGAGGCAGAAGAGGGAAAGGAAAGCTTTACAGTCAGTCTGGTGTGGCACAATGACCGCTTTTCACACGGCCTGGGAGTGACTACGCCTCTTAAAAAGACTCGTTCAGTGTTTGCAGTTGAGTGA
- the LOC130911591 gene encoding sarcoplasmic/endoplasmic reticulum calcium ATPase 2-like, with amino-acid sequence QVIKQLMKKEFTLEFSRDRKSMSVYCTPNKARSSVGKMFVKGAPEGVIDRCTHIRVGSNKVPMTPGIKEKIMSVIREYGTGRDTLRCLALATRDNPVNKENLVLEDSSRFVEYETDLTFVGCVGMLDPPRAEVAASIRLCRLAGIRVIMITGDNKGTAVAICRRIGIFGEEDDVSSMAFTGREFDDLSPAAQRDAVVKARCFARVEPAHKSKIVEYLQSYDEITAMTGDGVNDAPALKKAEIGIAMGSGTAVAKTASEMVLADDNFSTIVAAVEEGRAIYNNMKQFIRYLISSNVGEVVCIFLTAALGFPEALIPVQLLWVNLVTDGLPATALGFNPPDLDIMSKPPRNAREPLISGWLFFRYLAIGCYVGAATVGAAAWWFVAAEDGPRITFYQLSHFLQCGPENPDYQGLDCKVFESPYPMTMALSVLVTIEMCNALNSVSENQSLLRMPPWENVWLLGAICLSMSLHFLILYVEPLPIIFQITPLNLTQWLMVLKISLPVILLDELLKFAARNYLERNRELEKLPSSKGCCLFACMEGISWPFVAISLPLVLWIYSSDTNLADMFMS; translated from the exons GGTGCCCCAGAGGGAGTTATTGACAGGTGCACACACATCCGTGTTGGCAGCAACAAGGTGCCGATGACCCCTGGCATCAAGGAGAAGATCATGTCTGTGATCAGAGAGTATGGGACCGGCAGAGACACTCTGCGCTGCCTGGCTCTGGCGACGCGAGATAACCCTGTAAACAAAGAGAACCTTGTATTGGAAGACTCTTCTCGCTTTGTGGAATATGAG ACTGATCTGACGTTTGTGGGTTGCGTCGGCATGCTGGATCCACCCAGAGCGGAGGTGGCCGCTTCCATCAGGCTTTGCCGTCTTGCAGGCATCAGAGTAATCATGATCACCGGAGACAACAAGG GTACAGCAGTAGCCATCTGCAGACGTATTGGCATCTTTGGGGAGGAGGACGATGTTTCCAGCATGGCTTTCACTGGCAGAGAGTTTGATGACCTCTCACCTGCCGCACAGAGAGATGCTGTGGTCAAGGCTCGTTGCTTCGCTCGCGTTGAGCCAGCACACAAATCCAAGATCGTCGAGTATCTGCAGTCCTACGATGAGATCACAGCTATG ACCGGTGACGGAGTGAACGATGCCCCTGCTCTGAAGAAGGCTGAGATTGGCATTGCCATGGGCTCCGGAACAGCTGTGGCCAAAACTGCGTCGGAGATGGTGCTGGCTGATGATAACTTTTCCACCATCGTAGCTGCAGTCGAGGAAGGCAGAGCCATTTATAACAACATGAAGCAGTTCATCAGATACCTCATCTCCTCCAATGTTGGTGAAGTTGTCTG CATCTTCCTGACTGCAGCTCTGGGTTTCCCAGAGGCACTCATCCCCGTTCAGCTCCTCTGGGTCAACCTGGTGACTGATGGGTTGCCCGCCACTGCCTTAGGATTCAATCCCCCCGACTTGGACATCATGAGCAAACCTCCACGAAATGCTCGGGAGCCCCTCATCTCCGGATGGCTTTTCTTTAGATACCTTGCCATTGGAT GTTACGTTGGAGCTGCTACTGTTGGCGCCGCTGCTTGGTGGTTTGTTGCTGCTGAGGATGGACCAAGGATCACCTTTTACCAGCTG AGCCATTTCCTGCAATGTGGCCCAGAGAACCCCGACTACCAGGGTCTGGACTGTAAGGTTTTTGAGTCCCCTTACCCCATGACCATGGCCCTGTCGGTGTTGGTTACTATAGAGATGTGCAATGCCCTCAACAG TGTGTCAGAGAATCAGTCGCTGCTGCGGATGCCTCCCTGGGAGAACGTTTGGCTGCTGGGTGCCATCTGCCTCTCCATGTCCCTTCACTTCCTCATCCTCTATGTGGAGCCACTTCCA ATCATCTTCCAGATCACCCCTCTTAACCTCACCCAGTGGCTAATGGTGCTGAAGATCTCGCTGCCCGTCATCCTGCTTGATGAGCTGCTGAAGTTCGCTGCCAGGAACTACCTGGAGCGCAACAGAGAGCTGGAGAAGCTCCccagctccaaaggctgctgcCTGTTTGCATGTATGGAGGGCATCTCCTGGCCCTTTGTGGCCATTTCCCTCCCTCTGGTCCTCTGGATCTACAGCTCTGACACTAACCTGGCTGACATGTTCATGTCCTGA